The Desulfonatronospira thiodismutans ASO3-1 region GATATACTCAAGGTCTTTTTGCAGCCGGATCATTACTCCCCGGCCCTGAATATTCCCCCGTGCAGCTTGTTCAAGTCGCCCTTCAGAAGTTTAATCAGACCGGCAGCAGACTGCTCTGGAGTCAAAAGCTCCCCTCTTTCCTTCCACGGCCTGAACACCCGGTGCAGATGACCGGCTGCTCCTCCTTGAGCCTGCCTGGCCTGATCCTGCATTCTTGTATCAACAATGCCGGGGCGAAACACGAAACAAGTAATCCTGTCTGTTTCTGCGGCAAGCTGCCTGGCCAGATGTTCTTGGGCGGCTTTGGCTGAGCAGTAGGCACCTATCCCCGGCTGTGTGATTTCTGCAGCACCAGAGCCCACGAAAACCGCCAGTCCGTTCTGACGATTCATAATTTCAGGTACAGCATACCGTACAAGGAGAAAAGAGGCCTTTACATTGGAATCCATGACCTCATTGAAGGACTCCTCCTGCATTTCCCACAGATACGCCCCGGGGCTGAGTATTCCGGCTGCATGAATAAAACCGGACAGGCCGCCCATCTCACGGGCCTTTTCTACGCACTGCTTTACGGTCTCAACCCTGGAGATATCCCCGGCCGCTGTCCTGACCATAACATGATGTCCTGAACAATTTTGTGCAGTTTCATGCAAAGGTTCCCGGCTTCTGGCATTCAGGACCAGATTCACCCCTTCATGGGCCAGGCCCAGGGCCAGGGCTCTGCCTATTCCCATGGAAGCACCGGTAACAATCATGGTGCTATCTTTTAGTTCAGACATAAATAAATTCTCCTTATTTTAAGTTGATGGGACGAACTTCCTGCCCTGGGTACACCAACATTTATGTAGAAAAAAACCACCTTTTTGTAGAAAAAAGCAAGCAGTGCAAAAATTCAGGCTGCGCTTGGCAATCAAAAAAACGCCTGAAAAGTTTTTGTTGATCGCTGACATTTCTGTGTTCCCGGCCTGTCAGGGCTGGTACATAAGCAACCTCAAACAAAACAGGAACGGCTCTTGCTGTGTGTAACCAGTTAACCCTGCAACATCACTTATTTGTAACCATTCAGGGGGTCCTCGGTGGTGACTAATGGCACAAGGCCAGGGGACTGTCCCCCTGGCCGGTACCTGCCCCCCTGAATGGTTACACTTATTTGTATCTCAAAGGGACTGGCAATCCTTCAATAGTAAGGCTTCAGAAAAAGGAAGGGATCGGTTACAACCACCCCCGGCCTTAAGAAGTATGGGAGTAAGGGCGTATGGGAGGATGGGAGTCAAAACATCTTAACACCCACACATGGATACCCCCATACACCCATACTTCTTCCTAAGGCTGGCTATGCCCGCAACCCAATAAATAAAAGAGTTTTTTGACAGGATTAACAGGATTAAGAGATTGATTAAGAGAAAAACATTTTTGTCCTGGCCGGAAGCCAGGCCAAAAGGTAATCACTCCAGCACTCACTTTTTTCCGGCACTCATGAATGTCGGAAGAAAGTGAGTGCTGGATGGTAAATTCAGTCAGCGGCATCAGGCCGGTGGCTGATTATCCTATCCATCCTGTTAATCCTGTCTAAGGCCTGCCACGCGCAGCGCGTGGTTCTTGTTTTTTATGACAGGGTTTCAGGAGTAAGTCAAAAGAAGGGTAGAGATAAGGAAGGGATCGGTTACAACCACCCCCGGCCCCTCCTTGGCTAAGGAGGGGAGTTACTACGTGCACGTAAGCCTATTCATTGGGGCAGGCCCAGTTAAACCTTGCTTTGCAGGAAATCCTTCAGATTTGTTTAACCCGGCAGGCCCAGTTAAACCCTGCTTTGCAGGATGTCAGATAAAGTTACCAACATGTTTGTTTGAAATTTGTGCTAAGCGCCTGGATTCTGCCCTTATGGATTTTACCCTTGATACTTCTTTTCTGTACCCACTGCAGCTTACCCTCAAGGTAGCTTCTCTGGCAACTTTTTTTGCCCTGTTACTGGGGGTTGCAGCAGCCCTTGTCATCCATAAATACCGATTTTTCGGCCGGGATCTGGTAGATTCAGTCCTTACCCTGCCTCTGGTCCTCCCCCCTACAGTACTTGGCTATTATCTGCTGGTTGTGATGGGCAGAAACAGTTTCCTGGGCAGATGGCTGGAAGACTCGCTGGGCATTTCCCTGGTTTTTACCTGGCAGGGTGCCGTGGTAGCCGCAACAGTTGTGGCCTTTCCCCTGGTCTTTCGATCCACCCGTTCCGCCCTGGAAAACGTAAATCCCTCTTATGAAAACGCTGCCAGAACCCTTGGCTGCAGCGAACCCAATGTCTTTTTCCGCGTATCCCTGCCCCTGGCCATGCCCGGCATCCTGTCCGGCACTATGCTGGCTTATGCGCGGGCCATGGGAGAATTCGGGGCAACTCTTATGGTGGCCGGCAACATGCCCGGCCGGACCCAGACCATGCCACTGGCCATATACAGCGCAGTTCAGTCCGGCAACAATGCCCTGGCCAACTCCTTAGTGGTAATCATCTCAGTGGTCTGCATTATTATCCTGTGGACCTCAGGCAAACTTCTTAAACCCAGAAGGTAGACAGGTGCATTATGCCCAGAATAACAACTCTCTTCCTGTTATCATTCTTTTTGCTTTTATCCTGGCCGGTTCAGGCCAGGGAGCTTATTGTCTCGGCAGCAGCCTCCTTAACAGAAGCATTCGAGGAAATAAGCGCCCAATTCGAGGCCGACAACCCCGGAGTCCGGATCATCAGAAATTACGCCGCATCAGGGGCCCTCTACAGGCAGATGACCCAGGGAGCGCCTGTGGATGTATATGCCCCGGCCAATATGCACTGGATGCAGGAAGCAGCAAGGGCCGGCCTGGTGGAGGCAGGCAACCTTCATGTATTTGCCCAAAACCAGGTAGTACTGGCTGTTCCCGGGTCAGATAAACCTGATATTTCCACTCCTGAAGATTTAAGATTGGGAAGAATCCGTAGAATAGGCATTACCAGTCCAGCCACCTCACCTGCGGGTAATTACGCCATGATTTCCCTTAAAAATCTTGGACTCTGGAATGAGCTGGAACAAAAAATGATTTACGCCGAAACAGTCACCCAGCTTATGGATTATATACGCAGGGGCGAAGTGGATGCAGGGCTGATTTATGCATCGGATATTTTGCGTGGCCAGGATGAAATACACAAAAAATACACAATGCCCCTGGATACTCCCCCCGCCTACCCCGTTGCTGTGTTGAGCAGCAGCACAAAACCCGGGCTTGCCCGTAAATTCGTTGATCTTGTATTATCTCAAAAAGGACAGGCCATCATGGAAAAAAACGGCTTTCAAGCAGCAAGTCAATAATAATGCATGTTCAATGTCAGATAAAAGCCAGCCTTAAAAGCGGTAAAGAAAACTTTTCCCTGGAGGCGGATTTTGACACATCGTCTTCATCCATTGTTTTGTTCGGTCCCTCGGGTGCCGGTAAAAGCCTGACTCTAATGGCCCTGGCCGGCCTTCAGACTCCTGACTCGGGAAAAATAGTCCTTGATGGACGCACCCTCTACGACTCGGCAAAAAAAATCAACATCCCTGCCAGAAAACGCAAGGTGGGATTGCTCTTCCAGGATTATGCCCTTTTCCCCCACCTGACAGTCATGGACAACGTGGGCTTTGGACTTAAAAGATCTTTCAGACCTTTGAAAGTTCAGCAAAAAAATAAGATTTACCAGTATATACAAATGTTTGGGCTGGAAAATCATACAGACAAAAAACCTCATGAACTGTCCGGTGGCCAGCGCCAAAGAGCGGCCCTGGCCAGAGCTCTGGTGAGCAACCCCGACCTTCTTTTGCTGGATGAACCTTTCAGCGCCCTGGATCAGCCCCTGCGCATCAAAATGCGCTCTGAACTGGGAAACATCCTGGAAAAATTCAACATGCCCATGATCATGGTCAGCCATGATCACCAGGACGTGGAGGCTTTTGGTGAAACCCTGGTTTCATTCGGCCACGGACGTGTCCTGGACGTACTGGATTACCAGTCCAGAAGAAGGCAGGGGCAAGATGTCATGGACATACTCACCCCCCTTTACCAGACTGCAAGCATATGACAGGAGCCTGGCCAGAGCATTGCCATGTTTTTACAAAAATCGCAATACAAGGCCACAAAACAGCCTTAATTTTGCACAATTTTGTACACCAACGCCCTGTACAGACAAAAAAGCCTTGGACATTAAGGCTCAACAAGCTGTAATTACAGAAACAATACTCTGTGGCCCGAAATATGTATGAGCTTAAATAAAAAAGATGCCTATGGAATCTCTGACCCAAGTCAAACTAAATGTCCTGCATGAAATCAGCAAGGTTATAGAAAAGGCCCTGGACCTGGACAAGGCCCTGGAAGCCATTCTGAAGATCCTGGCCGACTCCCTGAGCATGAAACGCGGAGCATTTTCCTTTATTGAAGAAGACAGCGGACTTCTGGTCATCAGCGCATCCCACGGCCTGACATCCCAGGAGAAAAACAGAGGGGTGTACCGCATGGATGAAGGCGTGACCGGGCGTATCTTCTCAACGGGCAAGCCCTTTATCGTGCCGGATATTGCAAAGGAACCCCTGTTCCTGGATAAGACAGGGTCCAGGAGCATGGAAAAGGAGCGGATTTCCTTTGCAGGCGTACCGGTAACCCTGCAGGGAACCACGGTGGGCGTTTTGACCGTGGACAGGCTCTTTGACCAGGACATATCCCTTGAGGAGGATATTCAGCTATTGAGCATCGTGGCCGCCATGGTAGCCCAGTTTGTCAGCCTGAACCGCCAGGTTAAAGACCGGGAAGAAAACCTGCGCAGAGAAAACCAGAATCTGAAAACCAGGCTTTCCAGCTCTTTTCAGAGGTTTTTTATTGTGGGCAAGAGCTCCAGCATGCTCCAGGTGCGACAGATGATGGAGAAGGTCGCCCCCACCAGGGCGACGGTCCTTTTGCTGGGAGAATCCGGCACAGGCAAGACTCTGATAGCTGGAATCATTCATGAATTAAGTGAAAGGGGAAAATTCCCTTTCATCAAGGTCAACTGCGCTTCCCTTCCGGAAAACCTTCTGGAGTCCGAGCTGTTTGGATATGAGAAGGGAGCTTTTACAGGGGCGGAGAGATCCAAGCCGGGGCGCTTTGAAGAGGCGCACAGAGGAACTATATTCCTGGACGAAATCGGGGAGATGCCGGCGGGGCTTCAGGCCAAGCTGCTCAGGTTCCTCCAGGAAAGGGAGTTTGAGCGTCTGGGAGGCGTCAAAACCCACCGGGTGGACGTAAGGGTCATTGCAGCCACCAACAAGGAACTGGACAAAGAGGTTCAAGAAGGCCGGTTTCGCGAAGACCTGTACTATCGCCTGAATGTCTTCCCCATCTGGGTACCTTCACTGCGCGAAAGAAGAGAGGATATCCCCTCCCTGATCAATCATTTTCTGGACAAAATGGCCCGGGAATACGGCAGGAGGCTGGTCCTGAGCAACTCCAGCCTGGATTATCTGGTTGAGTACGAATGGCCGGGCAATATCCGGGAAATGGAAAACCTCATGGAAAAACTCTCCATAATGAGCGAAGGACAGATAGTGGCATTAAAGGACCTGCCATCAGATATGCAGCAAGAAAAGGTTTGCCCCGGAAAAGTTCAGGAGCAGGCCCGGGATCACTCGCTTCTGGACATGGAGAAAAAAGAAATCCTGTCCGCCTTGCAGCGCAACAGCTGGATTCAGTCCAGGGCGGCCAGGGAACTTGGTCTCACCCAGCGCCAGATGGGGTATCGCATCAAGAAATTCAACCTGGAAGAATACGTGTCCCGGAAGAAAAATATTGAAAAACCCCTGGACTGATTGAAGATAATCATCAATTTCAGCCTGCCTGCCCCTGCAGCATACTGACCACCTGCTCATCATCCAGTGGAGAGCCTTTTATGCTGGCGGCCCGGCGTACATCCCTGACCAGTCCCTCCAGGTCTACAAAATCCGGGTTTACACCCATCTCCATGAGCTTGCCCCGGACAGCACCCGCCCCGCTCTTTCTGCCCAGGCTGATCCTGCGCTGCATGCCCATCTTGTGGGGCTCAAAAGGTTCAAACAGATCAAAGGACTTGTACAGCGCATCAGCATGCAGGCCTGACTCGCAGTGAAAAAGCTGCCTGCCCAAAACCGCCCTGTCAGGGTTTATGTGCACTCCGGCCAGGCCGGCCACGCAGGTGCTGAGCTCCGGCAGGCTTTGGACATCGTATCCAGCATGTCCCTTATTGTACACCAGAAAGGTCAGAACTTCTTCTAAGCGGGCTATGCCGGCACGCTCACCGATTCCCAGCAGGCTAACATCCACATAATCCACCCCGCAGGATAATGCCGTGAGAGCATTGGCTGTAGCCATACCGAAATCATTGTGACCATGAAAGGCAAGGCTTATATCCAGTTTTTCCCTGAAGGGTCTCACAGCCTCCATCAGCTCTCCAGGCTCCATAACTCCCAGAGTGTCTGAAAGGCGGACGCGCCACACTCCCAGATCTCTGGCCATAAGGGCCGCACGCAGGGCAAACTCCCGGTCAGCCCGGGAAAAATCCTCCAGGCCCAGGGACAACTTTGCTTTCAGTTTGTCCGTGCCGGCCAGGGTCCTTTCAAGTAGCCTGAGCGCCCCGCACCGGTCCAGTCCCAGTCTCTTCTCAATATGCAGATCTGATACAGGCAGGGCTGCGCTTATGATGTCCGGGTCCAGGCTGTCGGCGTATTCCAGTTCCTGAATACGGCAGGGTGACCAGAGGCTGATTTTTGTAGAACCATGATGTTGCCTGGCATACTTTATCAAGGTCTCAAGCTCTTCATCTCTGCCCACAGACCCTGTCTCCAGCTCATCCAGGCCCAGACGGTGCAAACCGTCCACAATCACTTTTTTCTGCTCAAGGCTTAGATAAAGCCCGTAGCGCTGGTCTCCTTCTCTTAATGTAGTATCTATAAGCATGAAAACTTTTTTGCACAAAGCATGCCTCAAAACAGCCCTTATCACCCTGCTGCCTTCTATATCATCATTACATGGCCCCAGTTTAAATGTAAGCATTCAGGGGGTACTCAGTTTTAGTTCCTGGCACTCAAGCCTCTGGCGTGATTCCGGCACCCCCTGAATGCTTACGTTTAAGTACAGAAGCTGAAAAATGCACTCCCAGGCTGTCATGCCTGCATACAACACAACTTCTTCAGACCCTACAAATTTGTAGTACACAGCTACATTTTAGAATGTATCCCTGCATCTGAAAAAGGTCTGGACAATCAAAAAGCCTGGCACAATATCCAGCATAATATCAATCATTTAAACTCTATAAACCCTGCCTCCAATCTTCTGGCATGTCTTTTGCCAAATGAAAAAAACGCGGCACAAGGATGGTACATTCCAGGCCAATAAAGGCGGAGTGCTGCGAAAAAAATACAGGAGGAGCATTTCATGCGCAAAGTAGCAATCTACGGCAAAGGCGGAATCGGCAAATCAACAACAACCCAGAATACAGTAGCAGGCCTGGTGGAACTGGGCAAAAGAGTCATGGTGGTTGGTTGTGACCCCAAAGCGGACTCCACCAGGCTTCTGCTGGGGGGACTCTCTCAGCAGACTGTACTGGATACCCTGCGCGAGGAAGGCGAGGATGTGGAACTCGACGATGTACGTATCGGTGGATACGGCAATTCCCTGTGCGTGGAGTCCGGTGGACCGGAACCTGGAGTGGGCTGCGCCGGACGCGGCATCATTACTTCCATCAATCTGCTGGAACAGCTGGGGGCCTATGAGGAAGACGAGAGCCTGGACTATGTATTTTACGACGTCCTGGGCGACGTTGTCTGCGGTGGCTTTGCCATGCCCATCCGGGAAGGAAAGGCCCAGGAGATATACATTGTTGTTTCAGGGGAAATGATGGCCATGTATGCGGCCAACAACATCTGCAAAGGCATAAGGAAGTTTTCCGAAACCGGGGGTGTTCGCCTGGGCGGTCTTATCTGCAACAGCAGGGCTGTGGACAACGAGGAGGCAATGATCAAGGCCTTTGCTGAAAAGCTGGGCAGTCAGATGATTTACTTTGTCCCCCGGGATAATGATGTGCAGCGGGCCGAGATCAATCGCAAAACGGTTATCGACTTCACTCCCCAGGCCCCGCAGGCGGATCACTACCGCAACCTGGCCAAAGCAATGGACAGCAACCAGATGTTCGTAGTCCCCACACCCATTGAGACAGAAGAACTGGAAAGCCTGCTTCTGGAATACGGAATCCTGGAAACCGCTTAATCGCTGCGTAAAAAAAAGCACACAAGGAGAAACAACATGCTTATGATTCGCGCCATTGTCCGGCCGGAAAAAACTACAGAGGTAATGCAGTCTCTGCTGGACGCAGGATATCCGGCCCTGACCAAGGTGGAAGTAGCCGGCCGGGGCAAGCAGAGAGGACTCAAGCTGGGAGAGGTAATCTACGACGAACTGCCCAAAGAGATGATAATGACCGTGATCCCTGATGCAGATAAGGAGTTTGTGACCAGGGCCATCCTGGACAGCGCCCGCACAGGCAAAGGCAGCTTCGGCGACGGCAAGATATTCATATCTCCGGTGGATGAAGTTTATACTGTCTCTTCCGGAGTAAAGGAAACATAGAAGGGGTAGTTTATGAAAGAAGTGATGGCCATTATCCGGGCCAATAAAATAAACCAGACAAAAAAGGCCCTGGTGGCTGCCGGCCTGCCCTCATTCACGGCTGTGAAATGCATGGGCCGTGGGAGTCGTCCTGTGGATTTTGAAATGCTGGAAGCCATGAACAGGTCCCCTGAAGATGCCGGGGAGATACTGCCCATCCTTTCCCAGGGCGGCAGGCTTATCCCCAAACGGATGTTAAGCCTCATAGTACCTCCGCAAAAGGTACAGGAGGTGGTGGATATCATCATGCAGGAAAACAGTACAGGAAACCAGGGGGACGGCAAGGTATTCGTTCTGCCCATAAGTGACGTCCTGAGGGTCAGGACCGAAGAAGAGGGCCTTCAGGCCATTGATGAAATGCAGCAATGAAAACAAAAACCATCCCATGAACATATTCAACAATTTTTAAGGACCAGGGAGATACAGCATGTCAGATCTTAAATCATGTCCCAGCGTGGACCTGGAAGAATTTGTAGACAACATCCTGAAGAAATATCCGGCCAAAGTGGCCAAAAAACGAAAAGACCATATCCTGGTGCGCAAGGAAGAGGACCCCGCCCGGGAGAGCATTCAGGCCAACAACAGGACTGTGCCGGGCATCATCACCCAGAGGGGCTGCTGCTATGCAGGCTGCAAGGGGGTTGTGCTGGGCCCGGTGGGGGATATGGTTCATATCACTCACGGTCCCATAGGCTGCGGGTTTTACGCCTGGCTCACCAGGCGCAATCTCTTCAAGCCCGGCGAAGATGGAAAAAACTATTCCACGTACTGTTTTTCCACGGACATGCAGGAGCAAGATATTATTTTTGGAGGGGAAAAAAAGCTCAAACAGGCCATCAAGGAAGCCTGGGAGACCTTTAAACCCAATGCCATAAGCGTGCATGCCACCTGTCCAGTGGGCCTGATAGGCGACGATGTTCAGGCCGTGGCCAGGGAAGCAGAGGCAGAGCTGGGAGTAAAGGTCCTGGCCTTCAACTGCGAGGGCTACAAGGGAGTCAGCCAGTCTGCAGGCCATCACATTGCCAACAACAAACTGTTCAACGAGACAGTGGGCACAAAAGACGAGGCTATCCCCGGATACAGTGTGAATATACTCGGAGAGTACAACATCGGTGGTGATGCCTGGGAAATAGAAAGAATCCTGGAAAAATGCGGCATCAAAATTGCCGCTACCTTCAGCGGGGACGGCAAGTATGATTCCATGACCTCCTCGCACATGGCCTCTTTAAACCTCATCATGTGCTACAGGTCCATCAACTACCTGGCGGAGATGATGGAAACCAAGTACGGCATACCCTGGGCCAAGGTCAATTTCATCGGGGTCAAGGCCATGTCCAAATCCCTGCGCAAGATAGCCAGGTTCTTTGAAGACCCTGAGCTTACCAGGCGGATTGAAGAAGTAATAAAGGAAGAAGAAGAGAGCGTGGAGCAAAAGCTGGCCCCCTACAGGGAACGTCTGCAGGGTAAAACCGCCATGCTTTTCGTGGGAGGCTCCAGGGCACATCACTACCAGGACCTTTTACGCGACCTGGGCATGGAGCCGGTAGCGGCAGGCTATGAATTCGCCCACAGAGACGACTACGAAGGCAGTCACATAGCAGGGAAAATCAAGGTAGATGCTGACAGCAGGAACATAGAAGAACTCAAAGTGGAGCCTGATCCTGAAAAGTACAGCCCCCGGGTTTCTCCTGAAAAGAAAAAGGAGCTCGAACAGGAATCTGTACTGGGGCACTACCACGGCATGATTCCGGATATGCCCCCGGGCACTCTCGTGGTGGACGACATAAGCCATCTGGAACTGGAAGAACTCATCAAAACTCTTAAGCCGGATATTATCCTCTCCGGGATCAAGGACAAGTACGTAATCGAAAAATTCAACGTTCCCAGCAAGCAGATTCACAACTACGATTATTCCGGGCCCTTTGCCGGATATAAAGGGGCAGTCAACTTCGCCCGGGATATCGATATGATGATCAACAACCCGGCCTGGAAGCTTGCAGTCCCTCCCTTTGAGAAAAAGCCGCTGCTTTCGGCAGATCTGGGAACCGACTAATCAAAACATCCAAGGAGAACTAAAGTGCTGGACCATACACCTGCAGAAGTTACATCCCGGAAGGCCCTCCGGGTCAACCCGGCCAAGACCTGTCAGCCCATTGGGGCCATGTATGCGGCCCTGGGAATCCATCGCTGCCTGCCCCACAGCCACGGCAGCCAGGGATGCTGCTCTTATCACAGAAGTCATTTAACCCGGCACTTCAAGGAACCGGTCATGGCTTCAACAAGCTCCTTTACTGAAGGAGCATCGGTGTTCGGAGGAAGCCCCAACCTGAGACAATCTTTGAAAACCATTTTCCAGGCCTATGATCCTGATGTGGTTGCCGTACACACCACCTGCCTTTCCGAAACCATTGGCGACGACATCCCGACCATTGTCAAAAAGGCTGAAGACGACGGTATTGTGCCCAGGGGCAAAAAGGTCATCCATGCCAGTACCCCCAGCTATGTGGGATCACACGTCACCGGCTTT contains the following coding sequences:
- a CDS encoding SDR family NAD(P)-dependent oxidoreductase, which encodes MSELKDSTMIVTGASMGIGRALALGLAHEGVNLVLNARSREPLHETAQNCSGHHVMVRTAAGDISRVETVKQCVEKAREMGGLSGFIHAAGILSPGAYLWEMQEESFNEVMDSNVKASFLLVRYAVPEIMNRQNGLAVFVGSGAAEITQPGIGAYCSAKAAQEHLARQLAAETDRITCFVFRPGIVDTRMQDQARQAQGGAAGHLHRVFRPWKERGELLTPEQSAAGLIKLLKGDLNKLHGGIFRAGE
- the modB gene encoding molybdate ABC transporter permease subunit gives rise to the protein MDFTLDTSFLYPLQLTLKVASLATFFALLLGVAAALVIHKYRFFGRDLVDSVLTLPLVLPPTVLGYYLLVVMGRNSFLGRWLEDSLGISLVFTWQGAVVAATVVAFPLVFRSTRSALENVNPSYENAARTLGCSEPNVFFRVSLPLAMPGILSGTMLAYARAMGEFGATLMVAGNMPGRTQTMPLAIYSAVQSGNNALANSLVVIISVVCIIILWTSGKLLKPRR
- the modA gene encoding molybdate ABC transporter substrate-binding protein, which produces MPRITTLFLLSFFLLLSWPVQARELIVSAAASLTEAFEEISAQFEADNPGVRIIRNYAASGALYRQMTQGAPVDVYAPANMHWMQEAARAGLVEAGNLHVFAQNQVVLAVPGSDKPDISTPEDLRLGRIRRIGITSPATSPAGNYAMISLKNLGLWNELEQKMIYAETVTQLMDYIRRGEVDAGLIYASDILRGQDEIHKKYTMPLDTPPAYPVAVLSSSTKPGLARKFVDLVLSQKGQAIMEKNGFQAASQ
- a CDS encoding ABC transporter ATP-binding protein: MHVQCQIKASLKSGKENFSLEADFDTSSSSIVLFGPSGAGKSLTLMALAGLQTPDSGKIVLDGRTLYDSAKKINIPARKRKVGLLFQDYALFPHLTVMDNVGFGLKRSFRPLKVQQKNKIYQYIQMFGLENHTDKKPHELSGGQRQRAALARALVSNPDLLLLDEPFSALDQPLRIKMRSELGNILEKFNMPMIMVSHDHQDVEAFGETLVSFGHGRVLDVLDYQSRRRQGQDVMDILTPLYQTASI
- a CDS encoding sigma-54-dependent Fis family transcriptional regulator, whose protein sequence is MESLTQVKLNVLHEISKVIEKALDLDKALEAILKILADSLSMKRGAFSFIEEDSGLLVISASHGLTSQEKNRGVYRMDEGVTGRIFSTGKPFIVPDIAKEPLFLDKTGSRSMEKERISFAGVPVTLQGTTVGVLTVDRLFDQDISLEEDIQLLSIVAAMVAQFVSLNRQVKDREENLRRENQNLKTRLSSSFQRFFIVGKSSSMLQVRQMMEKVAPTRATVLLLGESGTGKTLIAGIIHELSERGKFPFIKVNCASLPENLLESELFGYEKGAFTGAERSKPGRFEEAHRGTIFLDEIGEMPAGLQAKLLRFLQEREFERLGGVKTHRVDVRVIAATNKELDKEVQEGRFREDLYYRLNVFPIWVPSLRERREDIPSLINHFLDKMAREYGRRLVLSNSSLDYLVEYEWPGNIREMENLMEKLSIMSEGQIVALKDLPSDMQQEKVCPGKVQEQARDHSLLDMEKKEILSALQRNSWIQSRAARELGLTQRQMGYRIKKFNLEEYVSRKKNIEKPLD
- a CDS encoding homocitrate synthase/isopropylmalate synthase family protein; its protein translation is MLTFKLGPCNDDIEGSRVIRAVLRHALCKKVFMLIDTTLREGDQRYGLYLSLEQKKVIVDGLHRLGLDELETGSVGRDEELETLIKYARQHHGSTKISLWSPCRIQELEYADSLDPDIISAALPVSDLHIEKRLGLDRCGALRLLERTLAGTDKLKAKLSLGLEDFSRADREFALRAALMARDLGVWRVRLSDTLGVMEPGELMEAVRPFREKLDISLAFHGHNDFGMATANALTALSCGVDYVDVSLLGIGERAGIARLEEVLTFLVYNKGHAGYDVQSLPELSTCVAGLAGVHINPDRAVLGRQLFHCESGLHADALYKSFDLFEPFEPHKMGMQRRISLGRKSGAGAVRGKLMEMGVNPDFVDLEGLVRDVRRAASIKGSPLDDEQVVSMLQGQAG
- the nifH gene encoding nitrogenase iron protein, with translation MRKVAIYGKGGIGKSTTTQNTVAGLVELGKRVMVVGCDPKADSTRLLLGGLSQQTVLDTLREEGEDVELDDVRIGGYGNSLCVESGGPEPGVGCAGRGIITSINLLEQLGAYEEDESLDYVFYDVLGDVVCGGFAMPIREGKAQEIYIVVSGEMMAMYAANNICKGIRKFSETGGVRLGGLICNSRAVDNEEAMIKAFAEKLGSQMIYFVPRDNDVQRAEINRKTVIDFTPQAPQADHYRNLAKAMDSNQMFVVPTPIETEELESLLLEYGILETA
- a CDS encoding P-II family nitrogen regulator; protein product: MLMIRAIVRPEKTTEVMQSLLDAGYPALTKVEVAGRGKQRGLKLGEVIYDELPKEMIMTVIPDADKEFVTRAILDSARTGKGSFGDGKIFISPVDEVYTVSSGVKET
- a CDS encoding P-II family nitrogen regulator; its protein translation is MKEVMAIIRANKINQTKKALVAAGLPSFTAVKCMGRGSRPVDFEMLEAMNRSPEDAGEILPILSQGGRLIPKRMLSLIVPPQKVQEVVDIIMQENSTGNQGDGKVFVLPISDVLRVRTEEEGLQAIDEMQQ
- the nifD gene encoding nitrogenase molybdenum-iron protein alpha chain; translation: MSDLKSCPSVDLEEFVDNILKKYPAKVAKKRKDHILVRKEEDPARESIQANNRTVPGIITQRGCCYAGCKGVVLGPVGDMVHITHGPIGCGFYAWLTRRNLFKPGEDGKNYSTYCFSTDMQEQDIIFGGEKKLKQAIKEAWETFKPNAISVHATCPVGLIGDDVQAVAREAEAELGVKVLAFNCEGYKGVSQSAGHHIANNKLFNETVGTKDEAIPGYSVNILGEYNIGGDAWEIERILEKCGIKIAATFSGDGKYDSMTSSHMASLNLIMCYRSINYLAEMMETKYGIPWAKVNFIGVKAMSKSLRKIARFFEDPELTRRIEEVIKEEEESVEQKLAPYRERLQGKTAMLFVGGSRAHHYQDLLRDLGMEPVAAGYEFAHRDDYEGSHIAGKIKVDADSRNIEELKVEPDPEKYSPRVSPEKKKELEQESVLGHYHGMIPDMPPGTLVVDDISHLELEELIKTLKPDIILSGIKDKYVIEKFNVPSKQIHNYDYSGPFAGYKGAVNFARDIDMMINNPAWKLAVPPFEKKPLLSADLGTD